In the Podospora pseudocomata strain CBS 415.72m chromosome 5, whole genome shotgun sequence genome, one interval contains:
- the CAJ1 gene encoding DnaJ-like protein (COG:O; antiSMASH:Cluster_7; EggNog:ENOG503NXFB), which produces MVVDTAYYDTLGVKPTATELEIKKAYRKLAIVHHPDKNPNDPNAHAKFQEIGEAYQVLSDEDLRKAYDKYGKESARPTEGFVDPAEFFSSIFGGESFVDWIGEISLMKDLTATMDITMSAEEEEAAAAAAAEAEAAAAAKDGEFPGAADALKESLKTSGGESSSAVPPEKPPVPAVIVEEETPTKKAKEAGYNTYNPSATEEVPPPYTKSSSPGPGSGASTPKPGGRTQIPIRPALMDRPSDEVSQQTDEGDKKGKKSKAGLSKEQREQLAALDKERQRIRQERVDTLARKLLDRISVWTETDHGKDVTRAFQEKTRLEVEELKMESFGIDILHAIGATYFSKGTTLLRSQKFFGMGGFISRMKDKGTLVKDTWNTISSAIDAQQTMEEMARLEQQGGEEWTDEKKIEYERRVTGKILTAAWRGSKFEIQSVLRDVCDAVLNDKKVPHGKRLERAQALVYIGEICLAAKRSPEEEGDYMAFEQLVAEAAMKKEKESKKKGKDKKKDDEDKKTAKPGDKAWEEAAASAANSAPNVPSSS; this is translated from the exons ATGGTGGTAGACACGGCCTACTACGACACCCTCGGGGTCAAGCCGACGGCCACTGAGCTCGAAATCAAAAAGGCCTATCGCAAGCTCGCCATCGTCCACCATCCGG ACAAGAACCCCAACGACCCCAACGCTCACGCCAAGTTTCAAGAAATCGGCGAAGCTTACCAAGTTCTATCTGACGAAGACCTCCGCAAGGCCTACGACAAATATGGCAAAGAATCTGCCCGCCCAACCGAGGGGTTCGTCGACCCAGCCGAGTTCTTCTCGAGCATCTTTGGCGGCGAGTCTTTTGTCGACTGGATTGGCGAGATCAGCCTTATGAAGGATTTGACCGCCACCATGGACATTACCATGTctgctgaggaagaggaggctgccgccgccgctgctgctgaggccgaggctgccgctgccgccaaggATGGCGAGTTCCCTGGTGCAGCGGACGCTCTGAAGGAGAGCCTCAAGACATCGGGTGGAGAGTCATCGTCCGCTGTACCGCCTGAAAAGCCACCAGTTCCTGCCGtgattgtggaggaggagacccccaccaagaaggccaaggaggccggATACAACACCTACAATCCCTCCGCGACGGAGGAGGTACCACCCCCGTACACCAAGTCTTCTTCGCCGGGCCCTGGGTCAGGAGCGTCCACTCCCAAGCCCGGCGGCCGCACCCAGATCCCTATCCGGCCTGCGCTTATGGATCGGCCGTCGGATGAGGTGTCTCAGCAGACGGACGAAGGTgacaagaaggggaagaagtcCAAGGCAGGCTTGTCCAAGGAGCAGAGAGAGCAGCTTGCGGCGCTGGACAAGGAGCGCCAGCGGATTCGCCAGGAACGCGTTGACACCCTGGCCCGCAAGCTCCTCGATCGTATTTCGGTGTGGACAGAGACGGACCACGGCAAGGACGTCACTCGCGCGTTTCAGGAGAAGACAAggctggaggtggaggagctcaagatgGAGTCGTTCGGCATCGATATCCTGCACGCCATTGGCGCGACTTACTTCAGCAAGGGCACCACCCTTCTACGGAGCCAGAAGTTCTTTGGTATGGGCGGGTTCATCAGCCGTATGAAGGACAAGGGCACGCTAGTCAAGGACACATGGAACACGATCAGCAGCGCTATTGACGCCCAGCAAacgatggaggagatggccagGTTGGAGCAgcagggaggggaggagtggacggatgagaagaagatcgaGTATGAGCGCAGGGTGACGGGGAAGATCTTGACGGCGGCCTGGAGGGGAAGCAAGTTTGAGATTCAGAGCGTGCTTCGGGATGTTTGCGATGCTGTTTTGAACGACAAGAAGGTGCCGCACGGGAAGAGGCTTGAAAGGGCGCAGGCGCTGGTGTACATTGGTGAAATTTGCCTGGCG GCCAAGCGCAGccctgaggaggaaggcgactATATGGCATTCGAGCAGCTTGTTGCCGAGGCGGccatgaagaaggagaaggagtcgaagaagaagggcaaggataagaagaaggacgacgaggacaagaagaCCGCCAAGCCTGGAGACAAGGCCTGGGAGGAGGCCGCTGCGTCAGCAGCCAACAGTGCGCCCAACGTCCCTAGTTCATCATGA